One window of the Saccopteryx bilineata isolate mSacBil1 chromosome 2, mSacBil1_pri_phased_curated, whole genome shotgun sequence genome contains the following:
- the RILPL1 gene encoding RILP-like protein 1 isoform X5, whose product MEEDRGSALAAESALEKNVAELTVMDVYDIASLVGHEFERVIDQHGCEAIARLMPKVVRVLEILEVLVSRHHVAPELDELRLELDRLRVERMDRIEKERKHQKELELVEDVWRGEAQDLLSQIAQLQEENKQLMTNLSHKDVSFSEEEFQKHEGMSERERQVMKKLKEVVDKQRDEIRAKDRELGLKNEDVEALQQQQTRLMKINHDLRHRVTVVEAQGKALIEQKVELEADLQTKEQEMGGLRAELGKLRERLQGELSQNGQEEEPETEPGGEESVSEAEKVAMDLKDPNRPRFTLQELRDVLHERNELKSKVFLLQEELAYYKSEEIEEENRILQPPPITHPRMSPQPESGIKRLIFTAIMPMVAAGLILDDPTLQPIRRLVSL is encoded by the exons ATGGAGGAGGACCGGGGGTCAGCGCTGGCGGCGGAATCGGCGCTAGAGAAGAACGTGGCGGAGCTGACCGTCATGGACGTGTACGACATCGCGTCGCTGGTGGGCCACGAGTTCGAGCGGGTCATCGACCAGCACGGCTGCGAGGCCATCGCGCGTCTCATGCCCAAGGTCGTGCGGGTCCTGGAGATCCTGGAGGTGCTGGTCAGCCGTCACCACGTCGCACCCGAGCTGGACGAGCTGCGCCTCGAGCTGGACCGTCTGCGCGTGGAGAGGATGGACCGCATCGAGAAGGAGCGCAAGCACCAGAAG GAACTGGAGCTGGTGGAGGACGTGTGGCGAGGGGAAGCACAGGACCTCCTGTCCCAGATCGCCCAGCTGCAGGAAGAGAACAAACAGCTCATGACCAACCTCTCCCACAAGGACGTCAGCTTCTCTGAGGAGGAGTTCCAGAAACACGAAG GCATGTCGGAGCGGGAGCGGCAGGTGATGAAGAAGCTGAAGGAAGTGGTGGACAAACAGCGGGACGAGATCCGGGCCAAGGACAGAGAGCTGGGTCTGAAGAATGAAGACGTCGAGGCT ctgcagcagcagcagaccCGGCTGATGAAGATCAACCATGACCTGCGGCACCGAGTCACTGTGGTGGAGGCGCAGGGGAAGGCCCTGATCGAGCAGAAGGTCGAGCTGGAGGCAGATCTGCAAACCAAGGAGCAGGAGATGGGCGGCCTGCGGGCGGAGCTCGGCAAGCTGAGAGAGAGGCTGCAGGGCGAGCTCAGCCAGAATGGCCAGGAGGAGGAGCCAGAG ACAGAGCCAGGCGGAGAGGAGAGTGTCTCAGAGGCGGAGAAGGTGGCCATGGATCTCAAGGACCCCAACCGACCCCGGTTCACGCTGCAGGAGCTACGGGACGTGCTGCACGAGAGGAATGAGCTCAAGTCCAAGGTGTTTTTGTTGCAGGAGGAGCTGGCATACTATAAGAG TGAAGAAATAGAAGAGGAAAATCGAATACTCCAGCCTCCACCCATCACCCACCCAAGAATGTCCCCCCAGCCAGAGTCTGGGATCAAACGACT GATCTTTACAGCCATAATGCCCATGGTAGCAGCGGGACTGATACTAGATGACCCCACCCTGCAGCCTATTCGTCGACTTGTTTCCCTC TAA
- the RILPL1 gene encoding RILP-like protein 1 isoform X4: MEEDRGSALAAESALEKNVAELTVMDVYDIASLVGHEFERVIDQHGCEAIARLMPKVVRVLEILEVLVSRHHVAPELDELRLELDRLRVERMDRIEKERKHQKELELVEDVWRGEAQDLLSQIAQLQEENKQLMTNLSHKDVSFSEEEFQKHEGMSERERQVMKKLKEVVDKQRDEIRAKDRELGLKNEDVEALQQQQTRLMKINHDLRHRVTVVEAQGKALIEQKVELEADLQTKEQEMGGLRAELGKLRERLQGELSQNGQEEEPETEPGGEESVSEAEKVAMDLKDPNRPRFTLQELRDVLHERNELKSKVFLLQEELAYYKSEEIEEENRILQPPPITHPRMSPQPESGIKRLIFTAIMPMVAAGLILDDPTLQPIRRLVSLV, encoded by the exons ATGGAGGAGGACCGGGGGTCAGCGCTGGCGGCGGAATCGGCGCTAGAGAAGAACGTGGCGGAGCTGACCGTCATGGACGTGTACGACATCGCGTCGCTGGTGGGCCACGAGTTCGAGCGGGTCATCGACCAGCACGGCTGCGAGGCCATCGCGCGTCTCATGCCCAAGGTCGTGCGGGTCCTGGAGATCCTGGAGGTGCTGGTCAGCCGTCACCACGTCGCACCCGAGCTGGACGAGCTGCGCCTCGAGCTGGACCGTCTGCGCGTGGAGAGGATGGACCGCATCGAGAAGGAGCGCAAGCACCAGAAG GAACTGGAGCTGGTGGAGGACGTGTGGCGAGGGGAAGCACAGGACCTCCTGTCCCAGATCGCCCAGCTGCAGGAAGAGAACAAACAGCTCATGACCAACCTCTCCCACAAGGACGTCAGCTTCTCTGAGGAGGAGTTCCAGAAACACGAAG GCATGTCGGAGCGGGAGCGGCAGGTGATGAAGAAGCTGAAGGAAGTGGTGGACAAACAGCGGGACGAGATCCGGGCCAAGGACAGAGAGCTGGGTCTGAAGAATGAAGACGTCGAGGCT ctgcagcagcagcagaccCGGCTGATGAAGATCAACCATGACCTGCGGCACCGAGTCACTGTGGTGGAGGCGCAGGGGAAGGCCCTGATCGAGCAGAAGGTCGAGCTGGAGGCAGATCTGCAAACCAAGGAGCAGGAGATGGGCGGCCTGCGGGCGGAGCTCGGCAAGCTGAGAGAGAGGCTGCAGGGCGAGCTCAGCCAGAATGGCCAGGAGGAGGAGCCAGAG ACAGAGCCAGGCGGAGAGGAGAGTGTCTCAGAGGCGGAGAAGGTGGCCATGGATCTCAAGGACCCCAACCGACCCCGGTTCACGCTGCAGGAGCTACGGGACGTGCTGCACGAGAGGAATGAGCTCAAGTCCAAGGTGTTTTTGTTGCAGGAGGAGCTGGCATACTATAAGAG TGAAGAAATAGAAGAGGAAAATCGAATACTCCAGCCTCCACCCATCACCCACCCAAGAATGTCCCCCCAGCCAGAGTCTGGGATCAAACGACT GATCTTTACAGCCATAATGCCCATGGTAGCAGCGGGACTGATACTAGATGACCCCACCCTGCAGCCTATTCGTCGACTTGTTTCCCTC GTTTAG
- the RILPL1 gene encoding RILP-like protein 1 isoform X2, producing the protein MEEDRGSALAAESALEKNVAELTVMDVYDIASLVGHEFERVIDQHGCEAIARLMPKVVRVLEILEVLVSRHHVAPELDELRLELDRLRVERMDRIEKERKHQKELELVEDVWRGEAQDLLSQIAQLQEENKQLMTNLSHKDVSFSEEEFQKHEGMSERERQVMKKLKEVVDKQRDEIRAKDRELGLKNEDVEALQQQQTRLMKINHDLRHRVTVVEAQGKALIEQKVELEADLQTKEQEMGGLRAELGKLRERLQGELSQNGQEEEPETEPGGEESVSEAEKVAMDLKDPNRPRFTLQELRDVLHERNELKSKVFLLQEELAYYKSEEIEEENRILQPPPITHPRMSPQPESGIKRLKEGPLSDGFFSRDKKRLANTQRNVHIQESFGQWANAHRDDGYTEQGQEALQHL; encoded by the exons ATGGAGGAGGACCGGGGGTCAGCGCTGGCGGCGGAATCGGCGCTAGAGAAGAACGTGGCGGAGCTGACCGTCATGGACGTGTACGACATCGCGTCGCTGGTGGGCCACGAGTTCGAGCGGGTCATCGACCAGCACGGCTGCGAGGCCATCGCGCGTCTCATGCCCAAGGTCGTGCGGGTCCTGGAGATCCTGGAGGTGCTGGTCAGCCGTCACCACGTCGCACCCGAGCTGGACGAGCTGCGCCTCGAGCTGGACCGTCTGCGCGTGGAGAGGATGGACCGCATCGAGAAGGAGCGCAAGCACCAGAAG GAACTGGAGCTGGTGGAGGACGTGTGGCGAGGGGAAGCACAGGACCTCCTGTCCCAGATCGCCCAGCTGCAGGAAGAGAACAAACAGCTCATGACCAACCTCTCCCACAAGGACGTCAGCTTCTCTGAGGAGGAGTTCCAGAAACACGAAG GCATGTCGGAGCGGGAGCGGCAGGTGATGAAGAAGCTGAAGGAAGTGGTGGACAAACAGCGGGACGAGATCCGGGCCAAGGACAGAGAGCTGGGTCTGAAGAATGAAGACGTCGAGGCT ctgcagcagcagcagaccCGGCTGATGAAGATCAACCATGACCTGCGGCACCGAGTCACTGTGGTGGAGGCGCAGGGGAAGGCCCTGATCGAGCAGAAGGTCGAGCTGGAGGCAGATCTGCAAACCAAGGAGCAGGAGATGGGCGGCCTGCGGGCGGAGCTCGGCAAGCTGAGAGAGAGGCTGCAGGGCGAGCTCAGCCAGAATGGCCAGGAGGAGGAGCCAGAG ACAGAGCCAGGCGGAGAGGAGAGTGTCTCAGAGGCGGAGAAGGTGGCCATGGATCTCAAGGACCCCAACCGACCCCGGTTCACGCTGCAGGAGCTACGGGACGTGCTGCACGAGAGGAATGAGCTCAAGTCCAAGGTGTTTTTGTTGCAGGAGGAGCTGGCATACTATAAGAG TGAAGAAATAGAAGAGGAAAATCGAATACTCCAGCCTCCACCCATCACCCACCCAAGAATGTCCCCCCAGCCAGAGTCTGGGATCAAACGACT TAAAGAAGGTCCTTTAAGTGACGG CTTCTTCTCCCGGGATAAGAAGCGCCTGGCCAACACACAGAGGAACGTGCACATCCAGGAGTCCTTTGGCCAGTGGGCCAATGCCCACCGTGATGACGGTTACACAGAGCAAGGACAAGAAGCCCTGCAGCACCTGTGA
- the RILPL1 gene encoding RILP-like protein 1 isoform X1 — protein sequence MEEDRGSALAAESALEKNVAELTVMDVYDIASLVGHEFERVIDQHGCEAIARLMPKVVRVLEILEVLVSRHHVAPELDELRLELDRLRVERMDRIEKERKHQKELELVEDVWRGEAQDLLSQIAQLQEENKQLMTNLSHKDVSFSEEEFQKHEGMSERERQVMKKLKEVVDKQRDEIRAKDRELGLKNEDVEALQQQQTRLMKINHDLRHRVTVVEAQGKALIEQKVELEADLQTKEQEMGGLRAELGKLRERLQGELSQNGQEEEPETEPGGEESVSEAEKVAMDLKDPNRPRFTLQELRDVLHERNELKSKVFLLQEELAYYKSEEIEEENRILQPPPITHPRMSPQPESGIKRLKEGPLSDGFSFFSRDKKRLANTQRNVHIQESFGQWANAHRDDGYTEQGQEALQHL from the exons ATGGAGGAGGACCGGGGGTCAGCGCTGGCGGCGGAATCGGCGCTAGAGAAGAACGTGGCGGAGCTGACCGTCATGGACGTGTACGACATCGCGTCGCTGGTGGGCCACGAGTTCGAGCGGGTCATCGACCAGCACGGCTGCGAGGCCATCGCGCGTCTCATGCCCAAGGTCGTGCGGGTCCTGGAGATCCTGGAGGTGCTGGTCAGCCGTCACCACGTCGCACCCGAGCTGGACGAGCTGCGCCTCGAGCTGGACCGTCTGCGCGTGGAGAGGATGGACCGCATCGAGAAGGAGCGCAAGCACCAGAAG GAACTGGAGCTGGTGGAGGACGTGTGGCGAGGGGAAGCACAGGACCTCCTGTCCCAGATCGCCCAGCTGCAGGAAGAGAACAAACAGCTCATGACCAACCTCTCCCACAAGGACGTCAGCTTCTCTGAGGAGGAGTTCCAGAAACACGAAG GCATGTCGGAGCGGGAGCGGCAGGTGATGAAGAAGCTGAAGGAAGTGGTGGACAAACAGCGGGACGAGATCCGGGCCAAGGACAGAGAGCTGGGTCTGAAGAATGAAGACGTCGAGGCT ctgcagcagcagcagaccCGGCTGATGAAGATCAACCATGACCTGCGGCACCGAGTCACTGTGGTGGAGGCGCAGGGGAAGGCCCTGATCGAGCAGAAGGTCGAGCTGGAGGCAGATCTGCAAACCAAGGAGCAGGAGATGGGCGGCCTGCGGGCGGAGCTCGGCAAGCTGAGAGAGAGGCTGCAGGGCGAGCTCAGCCAGAATGGCCAGGAGGAGGAGCCAGAG ACAGAGCCAGGCGGAGAGGAGAGTGTCTCAGAGGCGGAGAAGGTGGCCATGGATCTCAAGGACCCCAACCGACCCCGGTTCACGCTGCAGGAGCTACGGGACGTGCTGCACGAGAGGAATGAGCTCAAGTCCAAGGTGTTTTTGTTGCAGGAGGAGCTGGCATACTATAAGAG TGAAGAAATAGAAGAGGAAAATCGAATACTCCAGCCTCCACCCATCACCCACCCAAGAATGTCCCCCCAGCCAGAGTCTGGGATCAAACGACT TAAAGAAGGTCCTTTAAGTGACGG GTTTAGCTTCTTCTCCCGGGATAAGAAGCGCCTGGCCAACACACAGAGGAACGTGCACATCCAGGAGTCCTTTGGCCAGTGGGCCAATGCCCACCGTGATGACGGTTACACAGAGCAAGGACAAGAAGCCCTGCAGCACCTGTGA
- the RILPL1 gene encoding RILP-like protein 1 isoform X3, which translates to MEEDRGSALAAESALEKNVAELTVMDVYDIASLVGHEFERVIDQHGCEAIARLMPKVVRVLEILEVLVSRHHVAPELDELRLELDRLRVERMDRIEKERKHQKELELVEDVWRGEAQDLLSQIAQLQEENKQLMTNLSHKDVSFSEEEFQKHEGMSERERQVMKKLKEVVDKQRDEIRAKDRELGLKNEDVEALQQQQTRLMKINHDLRHRVTVVEAQGKALIEQKVELEADLQTKEQEMGGLRAELGKLRERLQGELSQNGQEEEPETEPGGEESVSEAEKVAMDLKDPNRPRFTLQELRDVLHERNELKSKVFLLQEELAYYKSEEIEEENRILQPPPITHPRMSPQPESGIKRLFSFFSRDKKRLANTQRNVHIQESFGQWANAHRDDGYTEQGQEALQHL; encoded by the exons ATGGAGGAGGACCGGGGGTCAGCGCTGGCGGCGGAATCGGCGCTAGAGAAGAACGTGGCGGAGCTGACCGTCATGGACGTGTACGACATCGCGTCGCTGGTGGGCCACGAGTTCGAGCGGGTCATCGACCAGCACGGCTGCGAGGCCATCGCGCGTCTCATGCCCAAGGTCGTGCGGGTCCTGGAGATCCTGGAGGTGCTGGTCAGCCGTCACCACGTCGCACCCGAGCTGGACGAGCTGCGCCTCGAGCTGGACCGTCTGCGCGTGGAGAGGATGGACCGCATCGAGAAGGAGCGCAAGCACCAGAAG GAACTGGAGCTGGTGGAGGACGTGTGGCGAGGGGAAGCACAGGACCTCCTGTCCCAGATCGCCCAGCTGCAGGAAGAGAACAAACAGCTCATGACCAACCTCTCCCACAAGGACGTCAGCTTCTCTGAGGAGGAGTTCCAGAAACACGAAG GCATGTCGGAGCGGGAGCGGCAGGTGATGAAGAAGCTGAAGGAAGTGGTGGACAAACAGCGGGACGAGATCCGGGCCAAGGACAGAGAGCTGGGTCTGAAGAATGAAGACGTCGAGGCT ctgcagcagcagcagaccCGGCTGATGAAGATCAACCATGACCTGCGGCACCGAGTCACTGTGGTGGAGGCGCAGGGGAAGGCCCTGATCGAGCAGAAGGTCGAGCTGGAGGCAGATCTGCAAACCAAGGAGCAGGAGATGGGCGGCCTGCGGGCGGAGCTCGGCAAGCTGAGAGAGAGGCTGCAGGGCGAGCTCAGCCAGAATGGCCAGGAGGAGGAGCCAGAG ACAGAGCCAGGCGGAGAGGAGAGTGTCTCAGAGGCGGAGAAGGTGGCCATGGATCTCAAGGACCCCAACCGACCCCGGTTCACGCTGCAGGAGCTACGGGACGTGCTGCACGAGAGGAATGAGCTCAAGTCCAAGGTGTTTTTGTTGCAGGAGGAGCTGGCATACTATAAGAG TGAAGAAATAGAAGAGGAAAATCGAATACTCCAGCCTCCACCCATCACCCACCCAAGAATGTCCCCCCAGCCAGAGTCTGGGATCAAACGACT GTTTAGCTTCTTCTCCCGGGATAAGAAGCGCCTGGCCAACACACAGAGGAACGTGCACATCCAGGAGTCCTTTGGCCAGTGGGCCAATGCCCACCGTGATGACGGTTACACAGAGCAAGGACAAGAAGCCCTGCAGCACCTGTGA